One Desulfovibrio fairfieldensis genomic window carries:
- the mraY gene encoding phospho-N-acetylmuramoyl-pentapeptide-transferase — protein sequence MFYNFLAPLASEWTLFNVFRYITFRSMAALITALLLSILIGPRFIAWLRRLKCGQYIHEDVAAHAAKAGTPTMGGLLMLFTLGVSLLLWADLTNPYIWQTFFVFAGFGLVGLWDDLSKLRHHKNKGISAKAKFGGQILVAFVAMWLLADNPSYSSKLIIPFFKEWTPDLGWFYVPFGIFVMVAASNAVNLTDGLDGLAIGPSIVACLVFSIFIYITGNARFSGYLLVPYMPGVGEVTVFCAALVGAGLGFLWFNAYPAQVFMGDVGSLSIGGVLGYLALLCKQELVLAVVGGLFVAETLSVILQVGYFRWTGGKRIFRMAPLHHHFELKGVPESKIIIRFWITSILLGLVALSVLKLR from the coding sequence ATGTTTTATAATTTTCTGGCCCCTCTCGCTTCGGAATGGACGCTGTTCAACGTCTTCCGCTACATCACCTTCCGCTCCATGGCGGCCCTGATTACGGCTCTGCTGCTTTCCATCCTCATCGGGCCGCGTTTCATCGCCTGGCTGCGACGTCTGAAATGCGGTCAGTACATCCATGAGGATGTGGCGGCGCATGCGGCCAAGGCCGGTACGCCGACCATGGGCGGCCTGCTCATGCTTTTCACGCTGGGCGTCAGCCTGCTGCTCTGGGCCGACCTGACCAATCCCTATATCTGGCAGACCTTTTTCGTTTTCGCGGGCTTCGGGCTCGTGGGCCTCTGGGACGATCTTTCCAAGCTGCGCCACCACAAGAACAAGGGCATTTCCGCCAAGGCCAAATTCGGCGGCCAGATTCTGGTGGCTTTTGTGGCCATGTGGCTGCTGGCCGACAATCCTTCCTACAGCAGCAAGCTGATCATTCCCTTTTTCAAGGAATGGACGCCGGACCTGGGCTGGTTTTATGTGCCTTTCGGCATTTTCGTGATGGTGGCGGCCTCCAATGCCGTGAACCTCACCGACGGTCTGGACGGCCTGGCCATCGGCCCCTCCATTGTGGCCTGCCTGGTTTTTTCCATTTTCATCTACATCACGGGCAACGCGCGTTTTTCCGGCTATCTGCTGGTGCCCTACATGCCCGGCGTAGGCGAGGTGACGGTCTTCTGCGCGGCCCTGGTGGGCGCGGGTCTGGGCTTTCTGTGGTTCAACGCCTATCCGGCCCAGGTCTTCATGGGCGACGTAGGTTCGCTTTCCATCGGCGGCGTGTTGGGCTACCTGGCCCTGCTCTGCAAGCAGGAACTGGTCCTGGCCGTGGTGGGCGGCCTGTTCGTGGCCGAAACCCTTTCCGTGATTCTGCAGGTGGGCTACTTCCGCTGGACGGGCGGCAAACGCATTTTTCGCATGGCCCCTCTGCACCATCATTTTGAACTCAAGGGCGTGCCGGAATCCAAGATCATCATCAGGTTCTGGATTACGTCCATTTTGCTGGGACTGGTGGCATTGTCGGTTCTGAAACTGCGGTAA